The region TTATTTGCAGGTGATAAACGTCGAGTGACCTCAGTCAAGCTACTGAAATCTTACCGTTCAAGTGGCCCAATAAGTCATTTTATGAAACACTTATTAGGTGGAGATGAAAGTGGCGTTGAAGTGATTGATCGTCCAGGGAAAGAACCAGAAATTAAAGAAATATTAGATTTAGACAGTTATCTAAACTATTTAAAAGTTCGTCTTGCTTCTTGCCAAGTGGATCAACGTCAAGTTATTTTAACTAAAGATAGTAATGAAGCACGTAAGTTATATCAACAATTAAATCAACCAACTGGGGTGACGTTAATTGCTGATTCAACAAAATTAGACTTAAGTGGTCAACAGTTTATCATGCCGATTCACTTAGCTAAAGGTTTAGAATTTGATGTTGTTGTAGTTCATGACGCTTCTGCTAAACGTTTTGCTAGTCAACATGAATTAAATTTATTATACACGGCTAGTTCACGTGCGATGCATGAGTTGTATTTACCTTATATTAAAAAGCCATCTCATTTTATAGTTTAGTAAGTAATAAAAAAAAGCCAATGCTAGTGTTTATGCTAGGGTTGGCTTTTTGAGGCTAATTGCGAGATATAAAAGTGATAGGAGTGGAGTGAATTGAGTTTATATTATGATTGTCTACTCATAGAGGAGTGCGAATTGGTTGTCTTAATCAGTGAGCAGGGGCTACGTTATTTAGGAGTCGGAATGCCAGAGATGACCAAGGTCAATCCAAAGAGAGAGCAAGTGAAATTAAATCAGCAAAAAGTCGCCCCTTATATACTTCAAATAAGAAGATATTTAATCGGAGAGTTGAGACAATTTGAGTTGCCCTTAGATATCAGTTTAGTCGGAACTGAGTTTCAACAACGTGTTTGGCAAGCCTTACGACGTATCCCTTACGGCTGTCATTTGACCTATGAAGAAATTGCTATTATGATTAATCGCCCTAAGTCTATTAGAGCAGTTGGAACTGCGATTGGTAAAAATCCAGTTTTATTACAAATTCCATGTCACCGTGTTATTCGTAAGGATGGAACGCTAGGTGGGTATTCTGGTGGGCTAAATTTGAAAAAGAGAGTATTAGATTTAGAAGAAATTAGCTATAAAGACATATAGCGTTATAGTGGTCATTAAGTTAAGAAGCGTATACTTGTCATGGCAAGTATAAGGTTACCTAAGGTTTTATCTGACTCCAAAATAAGGTATAATGAATAAGATATCCTTAGTAGTAGTAAGATGACAGTAACATGAGGAGGAAAAGTCATGAAAAAGATATTAGTAGTAGATGATGAAAAACCGATTTCGGATATTGTTAAGTTCAATTTAACTAAAGAAGGATATGAGGTCTTTACCGCTTATGACGGTGAGGAGGCGCTTGAATCTGTTAAGGAAGTTGAACCAGATTTGATTTTGTTAGATCTGATGTTACCAAAGATTGATGGGTTAGAAGTTTGCCGCGAAGTTCGTAAAAACTATGATATGCCAATCATCATGGTAACGGCAAAAGATTCTGAAATAGACAAAGTATTAGGATTAGAGTTAGGGGCAGATGATTATGTCACTAAGCCATTTTCTAATCGTGAACTAGTCGCACGTGTTAAAGCCAACTTACGTCGCCATGGTCAAACCAGTTCAAAGGCAGTTGAAGAAGAAGAAGAAGTAAATGAGTTGGAGGTGGGCGCTTTAACCATCCATCCAGACGCTTATATTGTATCAAAACGTGGGGAAAAAATAGAATTGACCCATCGTGAATTTGAGTTATTACACTACTTAGCCAAACATCTTGGTCAAGTGATGACACGTGAGCATTTATTGCAAACAGTGTGGGGTTATGATTATTTTGGCGACGTTAGAACAGTTGATGTGACAGTTCGTCGCCTACGTGAAAAAATTGAGGATAATCCGAGTCATCCAATATGGCTTGTGACGCGTCGTGGTGTTGGTTACTACTTACGAAATCCCGAACAAGATTAGGAGCAATGAACATGAGGAAAAAAATTAGTTTTTTCCAATCTGTTCACTTTAAAATAGCCATGGTGTTTGTCCTACTGTTACTAATTTCAGTAGAGATCATCGGGGCTATTTTTATTCGTGAACTGGAAAAAAATACTTTGACTACTTTTAAAGAAACAATGAACGTCCAAGTTGAGTCCCTTGCTTCTAACCTTAGCACTGAATTAATTGCAGGAGATGAAGAGGGAGATGCTGTTTTAAAACGAACAGTCAATGAATTCTCCAAACGAGATGTCTATGAAGTTAGAGTTGTTGACGATAAGGGGATCGTGCGAGCGTCAAGTGATGCCAATAATCAAAATATTATTGGGAAAAAAAATGATATAGCGGCACTCAATGATTTTACTGAAAAACGGCAAGAACAAAAGGATAGTGAAACAAAACAGCGAGTTTATATTAATGTTCAACAAATTCGCTCGCCAGCAGGAGATGCTGTTATTGGTGGCGTGTATGTTAAGAGCGATATTGAAAGTAAATATGGTGAAATTAATAATACTACCTTGCTTTTCTTTTCCGCCTCAGTGATTGCAATGACGATTTCTTTAGCTGTTGCCTTATTAGTGGCAAGAACAATTACTAAGCCAATTGGTGAGATGCAACATCAAGCTAGAAGAATTGCTCAAGGTGATTATAGTGGTGAGTTGGAAGTTCATGGTCAAGACGAATTGGGTCAATTGGCTCAGACCTTTAATGAATTATCAGAACGAGTCGAGGAAGCACAAGAGACCTTAGAAGCGGAACGACATCGCTTAGATAGTGTGCTATCGCACATGACAGATGGTGTTGTGGCAACCGATCGTCGCGGTAAAGTAATTATTATCAATGAAAAAGCCTTGCTTTTATTGGAAAAAAAACACGAAACAAGTGTGGGACGTTCAATTTTAGATCTTTTGGATATAGAAGAAGATTACACTTTGCGTGAGTTGTTAGAGGGTAAAAATGAGCAACTGCTGACGATAAATCACGAGGGTGAGGAAGATGAGA is a window of Vagococcus intermedius DNA encoding:
- the walK gene encoding cell wall metabolism sensor histidine kinase WalK; amino-acid sequence: MRKKISFFQSVHFKIAMVFVLLLLISVEIIGAIFIRELEKNTLTTFKETMNVQVESLASNLSTELIAGDEEGDAVLKRTVNEFSKRDVYEVRVVDDKGIVRASSDANNQNIIGKKNDIAALNDFTEKRQEQKDSETKQRVYINVQQIRSPAGDAVIGGVYVKSDIESKYGEINNTTLLFFSASVIAMTISLAVALLVARTITKPIGEMQHQARRIAQGDYSGELEVHGQDELGQLAQTFNELSERVEEAQETLEAERHRLDSVLSHMTDGVVATDRRGKVIIINEKALLLLEKKHETSVGRSILDLLDIEEDYTLRELLEGKNEQLLTINHEGEEDETIIKADFAMIRRESGFISGLVCVLHDVTEQEKNERERREFVSNVSHELRTPLTSMRSYLEALSDGAWEDPEIAPRFINVSLVETDRMIRMINDLLNLSRMDSQRSPLQKELLNLNELVNFVLDRFEMMINKENQNYTIKREFTRRVIWVEADQDRLMQVLDNIMNNALKYSPDGGEITCTLLETHNNVILSVSDQGMGIPKKDVKRIFDRFFRVDKARSRAMGGSGLGLAISKEVINDHGGTIWAESEEGKGSTFYLSLPYEPIEEDDWE
- a CDS encoding methylated-DNA--[protein]-cysteine S-methyltransferase, whose protein sequence is MSLYYDCLLIEECELVVLISEQGLRYLGVGMPEMTKVNPKREQVKLNQQKVAPYILQIRRYLIGELRQFELPLDISLVGTEFQQRVWQALRRIPYGCHLTYEEIAIMINRPKSIRAVGTAIGKNPVLLQIPCHRVIRKDGTLGGYSGGLNLKKRVLDLEEISYKDI
- the yycF gene encoding response regulator YycF, whose protein sequence is MKKILVVDDEKPISDIVKFNLTKEGYEVFTAYDGEEALESVKEVEPDLILLDLMLPKIDGLEVCREVRKNYDMPIIMVTAKDSEIDKVLGLELGADDYVTKPFSNRELVARVKANLRRHGQTSSKAVEEEEEVNELEVGALTIHPDAYIVSKRGEKIELTHREFELLHYLAKHLGQVMTREHLLQTVWGYDYFGDVRTVDVTVRRLREKIEDNPSHPIWLVTRRGVGYYLRNPEQD